One genomic window of Ottowia oryzae includes the following:
- a CDS encoding LysR family transcriptional regulator, with the protein MDSLDLIQTFREVAQRGSFAAAARATDMSPANVSKYIAQLEKRFGVRLFNRTTRQVSLTDAGQLLLERSGALLELIDLTADELHERATKPSGRLSVTAPHGMMLTQLPELLGNFMQRYPDVSVDLRVTNRVVDLAADGVDLAVRIGPIEDDNIIVRRLVPLDYVVAASPEYWNRHGRPSHPSELAQHAQLAYALPGDTPHWQFTVDGRTQSIALQQPRFCATDAAPLRKLAAQGLGVIWSPRLAIFEALARGDLEAALQNFSIQGMWVYAAYAQRRHNSAALRALLDFLDERLRVRDGKIPVMLELSTPPDAQAPKSGEEPREKAPAKPSVKPGAKPAAQRGTGSSTPLAPPSDATADGAPAPGPARKAPRKKA; encoded by the coding sequence ATGGACTCACTGGACCTGATCCAAACCTTTCGCGAAGTGGCCCAGCGCGGCAGCTTTGCGGCCGCGGCGCGCGCCACCGACATGTCGCCCGCCAACGTCAGCAAGTACATCGCCCAGCTGGAAAAGCGCTTTGGCGTGCGCCTGTTCAACCGCACCACGCGGCAGGTGTCGCTGACGGACGCGGGCCAGCTGCTGCTGGAGCGCAGCGGCGCCCTGCTGGAGCTGATCGACCTGACCGCCGACGAGCTGCACGAGCGCGCCACCAAGCCCAGCGGCCGCCTGTCCGTCACCGCGCCGCACGGGATGATGCTGACGCAGCTGCCTGAGCTGCTGGGCAACTTCATGCAGCGCTACCCCGATGTCAGCGTGGACCTGCGCGTCACCAACCGCGTGGTGGACCTGGCCGCCGACGGGGTGGATCTGGCGGTGCGCATCGGCCCCATTGAAGACGACAACATCATCGTGCGCCGCCTGGTGCCGCTGGACTACGTGGTGGCCGCCTCGCCCGAGTACTGGAACCGCCACGGGCGCCCGAGCCACCCCAGCGAGCTGGCGCAGCACGCGCAGCTGGCGTACGCGCTGCCGGGCGACACGCCGCACTGGCAGTTCACCGTGGACGGGCGCACGCAGAGCATCGCGCTGCAGCAGCCGCGCTTTTGCGCCACCGACGCCGCCCCGCTGCGCAAGCTGGCCGCGCAAGGGCTGGGCGTGATCTGGTCGCCGCGGCTGGCGATCTTCGAGGCGCTGGCGCGCGGCGATCTGGAAGCCGCGCTGCAAAACTTTTCGATTCAGGGCATGTGGGTCTATGCCGCCTACGCCCAGCGGCGCCACAACAGCGCCGCACTGCGCGCGCTGCTGGACTTCCTGGACGAGCGGCTGCGGGTGCGCGACGGCAAGATCCCGGTCATGCTTGAGCTGAGCACGCCACCCGACGCCCAGGCGCCGAAATCTGGCGAGGAGCCCAGGGAGAAAGCGCCCGCGAAACCTTCAGTGAAACCTGGGGCGAAACCGGCCGCCCAACGCGGCACCGGATCCAGCACGCCATTGGCGCCTCCGTCAGACGCGACGGCAGACGGCGCGCCTGCGCCCGGCCCCGCCCGCAAGGCGCCGCGCAAGAAGGCCTGA
- a CDS encoding dienelactone hydrolase family protein — MGQMLEITAADGQKLPAYVAQPEGAPRGAVVVLQEIFGVNSHIRDVADGYARAGYLAVAPALFQRVQPGVDMGYTDAEVKAGIQLKVKAEALPAPGVLPDVQGAIDYAAQASGGQKVAVVGYCWGGLWAWRAAALATGLSAAVPYYGGGMTQPAEIARQPKVPVMAHLSDNDGSVPLDGVKALQQAHPAVQVFIYPAHHGFNCDQRPAYDAAAAQQALERTLAFLAQHVG; from the coding sequence ATGGGACAGATGCTTGAAATCACCGCGGCCGACGGCCAGAAACTGCCCGCCTACGTGGCCCAGCCGGAGGGCGCGCCGCGCGGCGCGGTGGTGGTGCTGCAAGAGATCTTTGGCGTCAACTCGCACATCCGCGACGTGGCCGACGGTTACGCGCGCGCCGGCTACCTGGCCGTCGCGCCCGCGTTGTTCCAGCGCGTGCAGCCGGGCGTGGACATGGGCTATACCGACGCCGAGGTGAAGGCGGGCATCCAGCTCAAGGTCAAGGCCGAAGCGCTGCCCGCGCCCGGCGTGCTGCCCGACGTTCAGGGCGCGATCGACTACGCCGCGCAGGCCAGCGGCGGCCAGAAGGTGGCCGTCGTCGGCTACTGCTGGGGCGGCCTGTGGGCGTGGCGCGCGGCGGCGCTGGCCACGGGCCTGTCGGCCGCCGTGCCCTACTACGGCGGCGGCATGACGCAGCCGGCCGAAATCGCGCGCCAGCCCAAGGTGCCGGTGATGGCGCACCTGTCGGACAACGACGGCTCGGTACCGCTGGACGGCGTGAAGGCGCTGCAGCAGGCGCACCCGGCCGTGCAGGTGTTCATCTACCCCGCACACCACGGTTTCAACTGCGACCAGCGCCCGGCCTACGACGCGGCGGCGGCGCAGCAGGCGCTGGAGCGCACGCTGGCCTTTCTGGCGCAGCACGTGGGTTGA
- a CDS encoding magnesium transporter CorA family protein encodes MQIVEFTAGSLRFAEGVPGQAPADGFVWVYLDRAEYLTRAVELQGIAQRLGGSPLLDVHVKDLASDVHPSGYDATSVYDLIIFRRLATASEVRPGSAEAAAARTTADAVAAAASSGGAGASVASAYARIESHPVGFAVFDRLLISVHPGGCNVAKNYVQRFLDDAKLSVDALGTRTRVPQSPADLTLRMVNNMVDSYLDLRKDLTAAMEHAQGELLKPTPDQDTWGDIMFARKRLHVLQDLCEEQQDAMQEWLDTLRELPLSSYHTDAAQALARRDQLVARARDVMEHIDRVLHHARRLEQSAETAVQIHFAAQGQRTNDIMRTLTAVTAIFLPLNLFTGFFGMNFDHLPLIHSTEGMWLALGLLALLATGIWVIFRRRRYIAPDDR; translated from the coding sequence GTGCAGATTGTTGAGTTCACCGCGGGCAGCCTGCGTTTTGCCGAAGGCGTGCCCGGGCAGGCGCCGGCCGACGGCTTTGTCTGGGTCTACCTGGACCGCGCCGAATACCTGACGCGCGCGGTCGAGCTGCAAGGCATCGCGCAGCGCCTGGGCGGCTCGCCGCTGCTGGACGTGCACGTGAAGGACCTGGCCAGCGACGTGCACCCCTCGGGCTACGACGCCACATCGGTGTACGACCTGATCATCTTCCGCCGCCTGGCCACCGCCAGCGAAGTGCGGCCCGGCAGCGCCGAGGCGGCAGCGGCGCGCACCACCGCAGACGCCGTGGCCGCGGCGGCCTCAAGCGGCGGGGCAGGCGCGTCGGTGGCCAGCGCGTACGCGCGCATCGAATCCCACCCGGTGGGCTTTGCCGTGTTTGACCGGCTGCTGATCAGCGTGCACCCCGGCGGCTGCAACGTGGCCAAAAACTACGTGCAACGCTTTCTGGATGACGCCAAGCTGAGCGTGGACGCGCTGGGCACGCGCACCCGCGTGCCGCAAAGCCCGGCCGATCTGACGCTGCGCATGGTCAACAACATGGTCGACAGCTACCTGGACCTGCGCAAGGACCTGACGGCCGCCATGGAGCACGCGCAAGGCGAGCTGCTCAAACCCACGCCCGACCAGGACACCTGGGGCGACATCATGTTCGCGCGCAAGCGCCTGCACGTGCTGCAGGACCTGTGCGAAGAGCAGCAGGACGCCATGCAGGAATGGCTGGACACGCTGCGCGAGCTGCCCCTGTCCAGCTACCACACCGACGCCGCGCAGGCGCTGGCGCGGCGCGACCAGCTGGTGGCCCGCGCGCGCGACGTGATGGAGCACATCGACCGCGTGCTGCACCACGCGCGGCGGCTGGAGCAATCGGCCGAAACCGCCGTGCAGATCCACTTTGCCGCCCAGGGCCAGCGCACCAACGACATCATGCGCACACTGACAGCGGTGACGGCCATCTTCCTGCCGCTGAACCTGTTCACCGGGTTTTTCGGCATGAATTTCGACCACCTGCCGCTGATCCACAGCACCGAAGGCATGTGGCTGGCGCTGGGCCTGCTGGCGCTGCTGGCCACGGGCATCTGGGTGATCTTCCGGCGACGGCGCTACATTGCGCCTGACGACCGCTGA
- a CDS encoding MaoC family dehydratase, which yields MNAPATPAIQYYWEDLPVDTTIDLGSLTVDRDEVLEFAGKYDPQPFHLSDEAAAQSMFGRLAASGWHTCAMVMGLMARNFLLQSSSLGSPGLEKLKWLRPVYPGDTLTVRQRIVESRPMASRPDVGLVRSVWEAFNQDGEQVLMMDGYGMFRRRTPGEAASVAAPSPAN from the coding sequence GTGAACGCACCCGCCACCCCCGCCATCCAGTACTACTGGGAAGACCTGCCCGTGGACACCACCATCGACCTGGGCAGCCTGACGGTGGACCGCGACGAGGTGCTCGAATTCGCCGGCAAGTACGACCCGCAGCCCTTTCACCTGAGCGACGAGGCGGCCGCGCAATCCATGTTCGGGCGCCTGGCCGCATCGGGCTGGCACACCTGCGCGATGGTGATGGGGCTGATGGCGCGCAACTTTCTGCTGCAGTCGTCCAGCCTGGGCTCGCCCGGCCTGGAAAAACTGAAGTGGCTGAGGCCCGTGTACCCCGGCGACACGTTGACGGTGCGCCAGCGCATCGTCGAATCGCGGCCGATGGCCTCGCGCCCGGACGTGGGCCTGGTGCGCTCGGTGTGGGAGGCGTTCAACCAAGACGGCGAACAGGTGCTGATGATGGACGGCTACGGCATGTTCCGCCGCAGAACGCCCGGCGAGGCGGCTAGCGTGGCCGCGCCTTCGCCCGCGAATTGA
- a CDS encoding ABC-type transport auxiliary lipoprotein family protein, which translates to MKLIAARAHLAGARAVFLSLASALMLGACSLPLPDKPVRPEPYDLGPPLPLAASTTATGPALAMDSVEANAAIDGTSVVYRLLYSGDGQQPRPYAQARWVMSPPQLVSQRLREAFSATRPVVDVGMGLAQVELRAQLDDFSQVFSGPNASEGVVRLRLTLIAPASATQRLLGQHTVVVRKPAQTADAPGGVAALRAATDEAVRQAVAWVQSVPVPAAR; encoded by the coding sequence ATGAAATTGATAGCTGCTCGCGCACATCTGGCCGGCGCCAGGGCCGTTTTTCTTTCATTGGCTTCGGCCCTCATGCTGGGCGCCTGTTCGCTGCCTTTGCCCGACAAGCCCGTGCGGCCCGAGCCCTACGACCTGGGCCCGCCGCTGCCGCTGGCCGCCAGCACCACCGCCACCGGCCCGGCGCTGGCCATGGACTCGGTCGAAGCCAACGCCGCCATTGACGGCACCTCGGTCGTCTACCGCTTGCTGTACAGCGGCGACGGCCAGCAGCCGCGCCCCTACGCGCAGGCGCGCTGGGTAATGTCGCCGCCGCAGCTGGTCAGCCAGCGCCTGCGCGAAGCGTTTTCCGCCACGCGCCCGGTGGTCGACGTGGGCATGGGGCTGGCGCAGGTCGAGCTGCGCGCGCAGCTGGACGATTTCTCGCAAGTGTTCAGCGGCCCCAATGCCAGCGAGGGCGTGGTGCGCCTGCGCCTGACGCTGATCGCCCCCGCTTCGGCCACCCAGCGCCTGCTGGGCCAGCACACCGTTGTCGTGCGCAAGCCCGCGCAGACCGCCGACGCGCCCGGTGGCGTGGCCGCCTTGCGCGCCGCGACCGACGAAGCGGTGCGGCAGGCCGTGGCCTGGGTGCAAAGCGTGCCGGTGCCTGCGGCGCGCTGA
- a CDS encoding 2-hydroxychromene-2-carboxylate isomerase encodes MDRAIDYYFATPSPWAYLGHERLAALLAAHRRDVRVLPVDYGRIFAVSGGLPLLQRAAQRQAYRLVELRRFADHLGVALNVQPRYFPVDAAASSLLITAVAHADGMPAAMRLAGAVLAACWREERDIANDGTLTELLEETDLPAERLAQSKDADTLARLEAHTQAAIDAGVFGAPTYVVEGEMFWGQDRLDFLQRKLGL; translated from the coding sequence GTGGACCGCGCCATCGACTACTACTTCGCCACCCCCAGCCCCTGGGCGTACCTGGGGCACGAGCGCCTGGCGGCGCTGCTGGCCGCGCACCGGCGCGACGTGCGCGTGCTGCCGGTGGACTATGGCCGCATCTTCGCGGTCTCAGGCGGGCTGCCCTTGCTCCAGCGCGCGGCGCAGCGCCAGGCCTACCGCCTGGTCGAACTGCGCCGGTTTGCCGACCACCTGGGCGTGGCGCTGAACGTGCAGCCGCGCTACTTCCCGGTGGACGCCGCTGCTTCGTCGCTGCTGATCACCGCCGTGGCGCACGCCGACGGCATGCCCGCCGCCATGCGCCTGGCCGGCGCCGTGCTGGCCGCCTGCTGGCGCGAAGAGCGCGACATCGCCAACGACGGCACCTTGACCGAGCTGCTGGAAGAAACCGACCTGCCCGCCGAACGGCTGGCGCAATCCAAAGACGCCGACACGCTGGCGCGCTTGGAAGCGCACACCCAGGCCGCCATCGACGCGGGCGTGTTTGGCGCGCCCACCTACGTGGTCGAAGGCGAGATGTTCTGGGGCCAGGACAGGCTGGACTTTTTGCAGCGCAAGCTGGGGCTTTGA
- a CDS encoding SDR family oxidoreductase: MGDKVLLVTGGSRGIGAATARLAAADGWAVAVNYTANSLAADEVVRAIRAAGGQAIAVQADVADEAQVLKMFAHIDAKLGRLTGLVNNAGVVDQAQRVEDMSVARWRRMFDINVIGSMLCAREAVRRMGPRGGGAGGAIVNVSSAAARLGSPGEYVDYAAAKSAIDAFTIGLAKEVAADGIRVNAVRPGLIETEIHASGGRPDRVAALMGQVPMRRGGTPHEVAELIVWLLSDKSPYTTMSLIDVSGGR, from the coding sequence ATGGGCGACAAGGTATTGCTGGTCACCGGCGGCAGCCGCGGCATTGGCGCCGCCACGGCCCGGCTGGCTGCGGCCGACGGCTGGGCGGTGGCGGTGAACTACACCGCCAATTCACTGGCCGCCGACGAGGTGGTGCGCGCCATTCGCGCGGCGGGCGGGCAGGCCATCGCCGTGCAGGCCGACGTGGCCGATGAGGCGCAGGTGCTGAAGATGTTTGCCCACATCGACGCCAAGCTGGGCCGCCTGACGGGCCTGGTCAACAACGCGGGCGTGGTGGACCAGGCCCAGCGCGTGGAAGACATGAGCGTGGCGCGCTGGCGCCGCATGTTCGACATCAACGTGATCGGCAGCATGCTGTGCGCGCGCGAAGCGGTGCGGCGCATGGGCCCGCGCGGCGGCGGCGCGGGCGGCGCCATCGTCAACGTATCCAGCGCGGCGGCTCGGCTGGGCTCGCCGGGCGAATACGTGGACTACGCGGCGGCCAAAAGCGCGATCGACGCCTTCACCATCGGGCTGGCCAAGGAAGTGGCCGCCGACGGCATCCGCGTGAACGCGGTGCGGCCCGGGCTGATCGAGACCGAAATCCACGCATCGGGCGGGCGCCCCGACCGCGTGGCCGCGCTGATGGGCCAGGTGCCGATGCGTCGCGGCGGCACCCCCCACGAGGTGGCAGAGCTGATCGTCTGGCTGCTGTCCGACAAGTCGCCTTACACCACCATGTCCTTGATCGACGTGTCGGGCGGGCGGTAG
- a CDS encoding MlaD family protein: MENKAHAFAAGVFVLAVTALLVGMVMWLMRDTVSTSRYEMTTTDAVTGLQPQAAVRFKGVAVGKVTNIDFDPDKPGNVLVELAVDRNAPVTQSTFATLAFQGVTGLSFVQLDDDGSSTAAPTAGPNGVPRIPLKPNALGQLQDMASTLVEKVGQATDRVNQLLGAENQAALSNALTELGAAAKSVNQLASHTDKTIQSIKLEGLVQQTSGTLTTIDKAASQVRVTAANLDTTVGQLGKGVERVTGPGGVVDRMSEGASTVTNTTLPRIQNLTEDASRTIRRLDRIANALSENPQAFIYGSGTVPAGPGEPGFQAPATAPGGP; this comes from the coding sequence ATGGAAAACAAAGCCCATGCGTTCGCGGCCGGCGTGTTCGTGCTGGCCGTCACCGCCCTGCTGGTCGGCATGGTCATGTGGCTGATGCGCGACACGGTCAGCACCAGCCGCTACGAAATGACCACCACCGACGCCGTCACCGGCCTGCAGCCGCAGGCCGCCGTGCGCTTCAAGGGCGTGGCCGTCGGCAAGGTGACCAACATCGACTTCGACCCGGACAAGCCCGGCAACGTGCTGGTTGAGCTGGCCGTGGACCGCAACGCGCCCGTCACCCAGTCCACCTTCGCCACGCTGGCCTTCCAGGGCGTCACCGGCCTGTCGTTCGTGCAGCTGGACGACGACGGCAGCTCGACCGCCGCGCCCACGGCCGGCCCCAACGGCGTGCCGCGCATTCCGCTCAAGCCCAATGCGCTGGGCCAGCTGCAGGACATGGCCAGCACCCTGGTCGAGAAAGTCGGGCAGGCCACCGACCGCGTCAACCAGCTGCTGGGCGCTGAAAACCAGGCCGCGCTGAGCAACGCGCTGACCGAGCTGGGCGCCGCCGCCAAAAGCGTGAACCAGCTGGCCAGCCACACCGACAAGACCATCCAGAGCATCAAGCTGGAGGGGCTGGTCCAGCAGACCAGCGGCACGCTCACCACCATCGACAAGGCCGCCTCGCAGGTGCGCGTGACCGCCGCCAACCTGGACACCACCGTGGGCCAGCTGGGCAAGGGCGTCGAGCGCGTCACCGGCCCCGGCGGCGTGGTGGACCGCATGAGCGAAGGCGCCAGCACCGTCACCAACACCACGCTGCCGCGCATCCAGAACCTGACCGAAGACGCCAGCCGCACCATCCGCCGGCTGGACCGCATCGCCAATGCGCTCAGCGAGAACCCGCAGGCGTTCATCTACGGCTCTGGCACCGTGCCCGCTGGCCCCGGCGAGCCCGGCTTTCAGGCGCCCGCCACCGCCCCTGGCGGCCCTTGA